One part of the Caproiciproducens sp. CPB-2 genome encodes these proteins:
- a CDS encoding head maturation protease, ClpP-related: MKKYYSMETSGRTADVYIFGDIVDAASTGVDAALGFDFGDVSGLSIVNEIKNLDVDTINVHINSMGGYTNEGIAIFNTLKNSKAKVNTIVDGFACSAASIIFMAGGNRIMNSASILMIHNAWSITEGNAAQMRQQADVLEKISQAAGNAYAEKVTISREELDTMLDGENHEGTWILPEDALKMGFATEISSATESSAASQSAMRMMFQKFTAKPKVATQSPIDVEKLASSVVEKLMEKIPEPPKENNPMKFLSALTGGKD, encoded by the coding sequence TTGAAAAAGTATTATTCGATGGAAACCAGCGGGCGCACGGCTGACGTGTACATTTTCGGCGACATTGTAGACGCCGCAAGCACCGGGGTTGATGCAGCACTTGGGTTTGATTTTGGAGATGTTTCTGGGCTATCCATTGTCAATGAGATTAAGAATCTCGACGTCGATACAATTAATGTCCACATCAACAGCATGGGCGGTTACACCAACGAGGGTATAGCAATCTTTAATACCCTCAAAAACAGCAAGGCAAAGGTCAACACAATCGTGGATGGATTCGCCTGCTCCGCCGCGTCCATTATATTTATGGCGGGGGGTAACCGGATCATGAACAGCGCATCAATTCTTATGATCCATAATGCGTGGAGTATAACGGAAGGAAATGCGGCGCAGATGCGGCAGCAGGCGGATGTGCTGGAAAAAATCTCGCAGGCGGCCGGGAATGCCTACGCTGAAAAAGTTACAATCAGCCGGGAAGAGCTGGACACTATGCTTGACGGTGAAAACCATGAGGGCACATGGATCTTGCCGGAGGACGCATTGAAGATGGGTTTTGCGACAGAGATTTCCAGCGCCACCGAAAGCAGCGCCGCAAGCCAAAGCGCCATGCGGATGATGTTCCAAAAATTTACGGCAAAGCCGAAAGTTGCTACACAATCTCCGATTGACGTTGAAAAATTGGCGTCCTCCGTCGTGGAAAAGCTCATGGAAAAGATTCCGGAACCCCCGAAAGAAAACAATCCCATGAAATTTTTGAGCGCCCTTACGGGCGGAAAGGACTGA
- a CDS encoding XkdX family protein, with translation MAFWALAYTRKWVTIDQLRQAVLTDSNPYGQITPEQFQTITGEEFA, from the coding sequence ATGGCATTTTGGGCGTTGGCGTATACCCGTAAATGGGTAACGATCGATCAGCTCCGGCAGGCCGTGTTGACGGACAGCAATCCGTACGGCCAGATCACACCGGAGCAGTTTCAGACAATTACAGGGGAGGAATTCGCATGA
- a CDS encoding P27 family phage terminase small subunit → MPKKTKQKILRDEIQQDLIDQLERNGTVGTYYTDMITDYMKLWDTKNRLIADIEARGVTVESVTQAGTNIKRNDSVGDLLKTNAQMLKLLDSLGIRPAQTDGGGDAEM, encoded by the coding sequence GTGCCAAAAAAGACGAAACAGAAAATTTTGCGGGACGAAATTCAGCAGGATCTCATCGATCAGCTTGAGCGCAATGGGACGGTCGGCACCTATTACACCGACATGATTACCGATTACATGAAGCTGTGGGACACCAAAAACCGCCTGATAGCCGATATTGAAGCGCGTGGCGTCACCGTGGAGAGCGTCACTCAGGCCGGGACCAATATCAAGCGCAATGATTCCGTCGGGGATCTCCTGAAAACCAATGCGCAGATGCTGAAACTGCTGGACAGCCTCGGGATCCGCCCCGCGCAGACGGACGGTGGCGGGGATGCTGAAATGTAA
- a CDS encoding terminase large subunit domain-containing protein yields the protein MLKCKYIDDYMSAVRSGKVKSSKEIHQAMDYIERKLYPPADVFIDTAKIDKAVELIERYFEMKLLPWELFVLALVHCYYRQTDTVVFNEFFIMMGRGNGKNGFISGLAWYLTTKYHGVNGYNVDIIANSEDQAKTSFEDIYSMLESTWAKSKRFFYKSKVEITNLQTKSYIKYNTSNARTKDGKRSACLIFDEEHEYENSKNIGVFQSGFGKRKHSRIFKITTNGYVRDGVLDDDLRLAHDVLSGDITELGLCPLIYKMDSDEEVNHPELWEKANPSLPCFPELKKEMDSEYVKMKYDRQTFLDFYTKRMNLPRSGEETPITAEENIAATNQPISDLTGHPCTAGIDYAAINDFASANLHFKEGEKRYDINHSWLCLQSADLNRLKIPWKDWAARGWLTLVDEKEINPDILAEWISKQAQKYNIKKLALDNNKYAVVARALRDVGFDTKTYKNLVCVRPNDIMRTVPVIDSVFINQNFAWGDYPPLRWAARNTKREERGRTEGTSTGNFYYAKIEAKSRKTDPWMSVVHSMTIESELDEVTSSYDDMPVITL from the coding sequence ATGCTGAAATGTAAGTACATCGACGATTACATGTCGGCGGTCCGCAGCGGGAAAGTCAAATCCTCAAAAGAAATCCACCAGGCGATGGATTATATTGAGCGAAAGCTTTACCCGCCGGCCGATGTGTTTATCGACACCGCGAAGATTGACAAAGCCGTTGAACTGATTGAGCGATATTTTGAAATGAAGCTCCTGCCGTGGGAACTTTTTGTGTTGGCTCTTGTGCATTGCTACTATCGTCAAACCGATACCGTCGTGTTCAATGAGTTCTTCATCATGATGGGGCGCGGGAATGGCAAGAACGGGTTTATCTCTGGTTTAGCGTGGTATCTCACGACGAAGTATCACGGAGTAAACGGGTACAACGTCGATATCATCGCAAACAGCGAAGATCAGGCGAAAACATCGTTTGAAGATATTTACTCCATGCTGGAAAGCACCTGGGCAAAATCCAAACGATTTTTTTATAAGTCCAAAGTCGAGATTACAAATTTACAGACAAAATCCTATATCAAGTACAACACGTCGAACGCCCGCACCAAAGACGGAAAGCGCTCGGCGTGTTTGATTTTTGATGAAGAGCATGAGTACGAAAATTCCAAAAACATCGGCGTGTTTCAGTCTGGGTTCGGCAAGCGGAAACACAGCCGGATATTCAAAATTACCACAAACGGATATGTTCGCGACGGCGTACTTGATGATGATCTCCGCTTGGCACATGATGTTTTGAGCGGCGACATTACCGAGCTTGGCCTCTGCCCGCTGATCTATAAGATGGATTCCGACGAAGAAGTCAACCATCCTGAACTGTGGGAAAAGGCAAATCCGTCTCTCCCGTGCTTCCCTGAATTGAAAAAAGAAATGGATTCCGAGTACGTCAAGATGAAGTACGACCGGCAGACATTTCTTGATTTTTACACAAAGCGTATGAACCTACCCCGCAGCGGAGAAGAAACGCCGATCACGGCGGAGGAAAACATAGCCGCGACGAATCAGCCGATTTCAGACCTGACCGGACACCCCTGCACGGCCGGGATTGACTATGCGGCAATCAACGACTTTGCCAGCGCAAACCTCCATTTCAAGGAAGGGGAAAAAAGATATGACATCAATCACTCATGGCTCTGCTTACAGTCCGCCGACCTGAACCGGCTGAAAATTCCGTGGAAAGATTGGGCGGCGCGCGGGTGGCTGACGCTGGTCGACGAAAAGGAAATCAATCCGGATATCCTCGCCGAATGGATTTCAAAGCAGGCGCAGAAGTACAACATCAAAAAGCTTGCCCTGGATAACAACAAATACGCTGTTGTGGCGCGGGCGCTCCGTGACGTCGGGTTTGACACAAAGACATATAAGAATCTGGTCTGCGTCCGGCCGAACGACATCATGCGGACGGTACCGGTGATCGACAGCGTGTTTATCAATCAGAATTTTGCATGGGGAGATTATCCCCCCCTTCGCTGGGCGGCTCGGAATACGAAGCGGGAAGAGCGGGGGCGAACGGAAGGAACCAGCACAGGGAATTTTTACTATGCAAAAATCGAAGCGAAATCCAGAAAGACAGACCCGTGGATGTCGGTAGTCCACTCAATGACGATTGAAAGTGAACTGGATGAAGTCACAAGCTCCTATGACGATATGCCGGTAATTACCCTGTAA
- a CDS encoding GH25 family lysozyme produces MIKGIDIARYQGNPDFRRVKAAGIQYAMLKATEGVNYIDPCFKANAAAAISAGLPIGVYHFLRAGSVADQVRDCLAAIKPYRITWPVAVDVEDAPGTTELSKLGRDKLTDMAIDFCLKIKAAGYPPMIYSNYNWLYVAKYLDVARIKAAGIPIWMAWYSKATPDNTDRSALCDMWQYASDGKADGITSDGLDMNVSYRDFGVVPYTCDTSGAVEIAKGSCYTAKTTGEIELVAGTPGRVQIIRCIQQGYILWHIVPIGEPGQDVGIYPQGRSEKIFTAKIK; encoded by the coding sequence ATGATAAAAGGTATCGATATCGCCCGTTATCAGGGAAATCCTGATTTTCGGCGCGTTAAGGCTGCCGGCATCCAGTATGCGATGCTTAAAGCAACCGAGGGAGTCAACTACATAGACCCTTGTTTCAAGGCCAATGCCGCGGCCGCGATTTCCGCAGGGTTGCCGATCGGCGTATACCATTTTCTTCGCGCGGGCAGCGTAGCTGATCAAGTGCGGGATTGTCTGGCGGCGATTAAGCCATATCGGATTACATGGCCGGTCGCCGTGGACGTGGAGGATGCCCCAGGAACCACGGAATTGTCCAAACTCGGACGGGACAAGCTGACTGACATGGCAATCGACTTCTGCCTGAAGATCAAGGCTGCCGGGTACCCGCCGATGATCTACAGCAATTACAATTGGCTGTACGTTGCAAAATATCTTGACGTCGCCCGCATCAAGGCCGCAGGAATCCCAATCTGGATGGCGTGGTACAGCAAGGCAACGCCGGACAATACCGACCGGTCCGCGCTGTGCGACATGTGGCAGTATGCGAGTGACGGCAAGGCGGACGGCATCACCAGTGACGGCCTTGACATGAATGTGTCCTATCGGGATTTCGGAGTCGTGCCATACACCTGCGATACGTCCGGCGCGGTTGAGATAGCGAAAGGCAGTTGCTATACCGCCAAAACGACCGGTGAAATTGAGCTTGTGGCCGGAACTCCGGGGCGTGTACAGATCATCCGGTGCATCCAACAGGGCTATATCCTGTGGCATATCGTGCCAATCGGCGAGCCCGGGCAGGATGTAGGAATATATCCGCAGGGGCGTTCGGAGAAAATATTTACAGCAAAAATCAAATAA
- a CDS encoding phage major capsid protein: protein MKNLDTLNEKKAEILQRMSEAVKSNDTEAFAQAWSDLANNIQDAVMKDAQELIQQNDTVVLAQRGVRQLTSEETKYWQGAIDAIRSDMTGGHAKSAVTLIDETLPKTTINAVFDDLTANHPLLDAINFQNTSALTEILISTTSGVAGWSELTATITDELSGAFAVINLDKKKLSAFIPVANAMLDLGPTWLDQYVRTLLSEALAVELEAGAVDGDGSGKPLGMTRALTGDTGGVFPRKTATAITALDPTTYGTILNTLSQGPNNKRRAIASVLLIVNPADYFTKVFPATTPRTTDGGFNSGVFPFPTTVIQSAAVPEGHAVMGLGPKYFMGLGTGKAGKLEYSDEYKFLEDQRVYRIKLYGNGRALDENAFVYLDISGLVPYVQQVKVTNAADFPTGA, encoded by the coding sequence ATGAAAAATCTTGATACCCTCAACGAAAAGAAGGCCGAAATCCTCCAGCGTATGAGCGAGGCGGTAAAGTCCAACGACACCGAGGCGTTTGCGCAGGCGTGGTCTGACCTTGCCAACAACATTCAGGACGCGGTGATGAAGGATGCGCAGGAACTGATCCAGCAGAACGACACAGTCGTCCTCGCGCAGCGCGGCGTCCGGCAGCTCACCAGCGAGGAAACCAAATACTGGCAGGGCGCTATTGACGCGATTCGTAGCGACATGACCGGAGGCCACGCAAAATCTGCTGTTACCCTGATCGATGAAACGCTCCCGAAAACCACGATCAATGCGGTTTTTGATGACCTAACCGCAAATCACCCGCTCCTTGATGCGATCAATTTCCAGAACACCAGCGCCCTGACGGAAATTCTGATTTCCACGACCTCCGGCGTGGCCGGGTGGAGCGAGCTGACCGCGACGATCACGGATGAACTGTCCGGCGCGTTTGCGGTGATCAATCTCGACAAGAAAAAACTGTCGGCATTCATCCCCGTCGCAAACGCGATGCTTGACCTTGGCCCGACATGGCTTGACCAGTATGTCCGTACCCTGCTTTCCGAAGCGCTCGCGGTTGAATTGGAAGCTGGTGCTGTGGACGGAGACGGCAGCGGAAAGCCTCTCGGAATGACCCGCGCACTGACCGGAGACACCGGCGGAGTGTTCCCCCGCAAGACTGCAACCGCGATTACTGCTCTTGACCCGACGACCTACGGAACCATCCTCAACACGCTTTCGCAGGGGCCGAACAACAAGCGCCGCGCAATTGCCTCTGTCCTGCTGATTGTGAATCCTGCGGACTATTTCACGAAGGTGTTCCCCGCTACTACTCCCCGCACCACGGACGGCGGCTTCAATTCCGGCGTGTTCCCGTTTCCGACCACGGTCATTCAGTCGGCGGCGGTACCGGAAGGCCATGCGGTGATGGGACTTGGGCCGAAATATTTTATGGGCCTCGGGACTGGTAAGGCCGGGAAACTGGAATATTCCGACGAATACAAATTCCTCGAGGATCAGCGCGTTTACCGTATTAAGCTGTACGGAAACGGCAGGGCGCTGGACGAGAATGCTTTTGTTTATCTCGACATCTCCGGGCTTGTGCCTTACGTCCAGCAGGTTAAGGTGACGAACGCAGCGGATTTTCCGACGGGCGCTTAA
- a CDS encoding phage head closure protein gives MIRKKAQTHNDGIVKIYTVTNSAPPGGMPVEALVLKETLRYKERTVGNQRYYQAMQAGAKVDMVLRCLLRRDVSGQDIAIPNDGKQYRITLVQYPEDAEPPVMDLTLERVTQDYELS, from the coding sequence ATGATACGGAAGAAAGCACAGACCCATAACGACGGAATTGTGAAAATCTATACCGTGACGAACTCCGCCCCGCCCGGCGGGATGCCTGTGGAGGCGCTGGTACTGAAAGAAACGCTCCGCTACAAGGAACGAACTGTCGGTAATCAACGTTACTATCAGGCGATGCAGGCTGGGGCGAAGGTTGATATGGTGCTCCGCTGCCTGCTCCGCCGTGATGTATCCGGGCAGGATATTGCAATCCCGAACGATGGGAAGCAGTACCGAATTACGCTTGTGCAGTACCCGGAGGATGCGGAACCGCCTGTGATGGACTTGACACTGGAAAGGGTGACACAGGATTATGAGCTCTCTTGA
- a CDS encoding phage portal protein — protein sequence MGLISWLYEKLGGQAVPVSGEGLAEDIDEYYQAYADVYYRELAFWSTVNTIANAVSKCEFKTYSGGVEKKGAEYYLWNVEPNKNQNSSGFIHKWIAQLYRHNECLIIEQNGQLLVADSFIRTPYALYDDIFTNVTVGDFSFSRSFSQSEVLYWQLSEKDMRKVTAALYQSYSKLLAYSMKAYQKSRGTKGIFNYETLPVAGSEQRKAFDDLLENKFKTFMSTGDAILPLGSGQSYADIGSKTYSSESTRDIRAMVDDISDFTAKAFGVPPALLHGDVQGVNEVTDQLLTFCVDPLCCMLEEEINRKRYGQSEFLKRNYMQIDTKSIKHIDLLSVSTSIDKLISSGAYSINDIRRLCNDEPIDADWANRHMITKNYTVADLMATMEGNDDGTAKKE from the coding sequence TTGGGATTAATATCTTGGCTGTATGAAAAGCTCGGCGGGCAGGCGGTACCAGTCAGCGGTGAGGGCCTTGCCGAGGACATCGACGAATATTATCAAGCCTATGCGGATGTGTATTACCGGGAGCTTGCTTTCTGGTCAACTGTAAATACCATCGCAAACGCCGTCAGCAAGTGCGAATTCAAGACTTACTCCGGGGGCGTTGAAAAGAAAGGCGCAGAGTATTATCTCTGGAATGTGGAACCAAATAAAAATCAGAATTCAAGCGGATTCATCCATAAATGGATTGCACAACTCTACCGCCATAATGAATGCTTGATTATTGAGCAGAACGGGCAGCTGCTTGTAGCGGACAGTTTTATTAGAACGCCTTACGCTCTGTACGACGATATTTTTACCAACGTAACGGTTGGTGATTTTTCTTTTTCACGGTCTTTTAGCCAGTCGGAGGTCCTCTATTGGCAGCTCTCCGAAAAAGATATGCGGAAGGTCACGGCGGCGCTGTACCAAAGCTATTCAAAGCTGCTTGCCTATAGCATGAAAGCCTATCAGAAGTCGCGTGGAACGAAGGGAATTTTCAATTATGAGACATTGCCGGTCGCGGGGTCGGAGCAAAGAAAAGCCTTTGACGACTTGCTGGAAAACAAGTTCAAAACGTTCATGAGTACCGGCGATGCTATTCTCCCTCTCGGCTCTGGACAGTCCTATGCTGACATCGGCAGCAAGACCTATTCTTCCGAAAGCACCCGCGATATCCGGGCGATGGTAGATGATATTTCCGACTTCACGGCAAAAGCATTCGGCGTTCCTCCTGCACTGCTTCATGGCGACGTGCAGGGCGTGAATGAGGTTACGGACCAGCTATTGACGTTTTGTGTGGATCCATTATGTTGCATGCTCGAGGAGGAGATCAACCGGAAGCGTTACGGCCAATCGGAATTTTTGAAACGCAATTACATGCAGATTGACACAAAGTCCATTAAGCACATTGACTTGTTAAGCGTGTCTACGTCCATTGACAAGCTGATTTCTTCCGGCGCGTATAGCATTAACGACATTCGCCGTCTGTGTAATGACGAGCCGATCGATGCCGATTGGGCGAACCGTCACATGATTACAAAAAATTATACCGTTGCCGATCTGATGGCGACTATGGAGGGAAACGATGATGGAACAGCTAAGAAAGAATGA
- a CDS encoding phage holin family protein — protein sequence MDKIKVAIIAVFTALSAWLGILAVPVLMLVLLNIIDYGTGLAAAKYRDQKISSYKGFRGIVKKVCMWLLVGIGAIIDMLITYGAEQAGIVLHIGYAVASLVAVWLICNEIISILENMADIGVSYPAFLKRIVDKVRDQVESKAAQAMPEDEKSE from the coding sequence ATGGACAAAATAAAAGTAGCCATTATTGCGGTATTCACTGCATTGTCGGCATGGCTGGGGATTCTGGCCGTGCCGGTGCTCATGCTGGTGCTGCTCAATATAATCGATTACGGTACCGGCCTTGCCGCGGCGAAGTATCGGGACCAGAAGATCAGCAGCTATAAAGGCTTTCGCGGAATTGTAAAAAAAGTCTGCATGTGGTTGCTGGTCGGCATCGGCGCTATTATTGATATGCTGATTACATACGGCGCGGAGCAGGCGGGGATCGTGCTGCACATCGGCTATGCGGTCGCGTCCCTGGTCGCCGTGTGGCTGATCTGTAACGAGATCATCAGCATATTGGAAAACATGGCGGACATTGGCGTCAGCTACCCGGCATTCCTGAAACGGATTGTGGACAAGGTACGCGATCAGGTTGAGAGCAAAGCGGCACAGGCGATGCCCGAGGACGAAAAAAGCGAATAG